In Osmerus eperlanus chromosome 4, fOsmEpe2.1, whole genome shotgun sequence, the sequence acaaaaacaaataaaaattattttcttttaaccttcgcaatgtgggggtctgagacagcccgacggttaaaagaaaatgcttcactttgtttttgtatgcggtaaagttgtcgcaatacgacggtgggtcacaatgactgatgggtcagaatgacccgaagataacacaagggttaaggaacacTAGCAACGTGGCTTCTATTCAAGCCTAAGACTCATACATTCCTCTGTGTGCTCCCAATTAAGGAAGTGTCACCTCCCATTACCACCACACTGTGCATTTCACTCCTGAATGGGAAAAGACATTATGAGTGAAAGGGTGTTCTGTCTATTTGTCTTACCTTGTCATTTTTTTCCTACCGTTGCAGAAAAGCATAAGACTAACCGTAACCATAACcttgctgtgtgcatgtgtgtgcagggaaGCCCTGGTAGAACAATCTGATAGGATCAAATGTTAGGACAACTGATTTCAAATTATTTATTGGCTCGCAATTTTTTGCGGGGATAGGCTTATAAATTGGGCACGCTGTGGGAGGTTCACTCAAACCTTGAAACTGTTGTAACCTAATAATCATTAGTACATTTGTTGTTATAATAGTTGCCAACTAGTGAGTTTTGAAAGGTACAAAACGTACAAACAAGTACTCACAACACCAACTCCTTGTTCTGTCGATTTGTCTTACCTTACCTGCAGAGACCCCAGACTCTGTATTGTAATTTGCTCAAAACTAGTTTGGTTTTGCAAGACTTCTGTTGAGGGGTTAAACAATTGTCTAGAAGGTCTGGAATATGTGCATCAACATTTGGTGTCAAACTTAAAACACAGCTCTAGTATCACACATCTTTGTTGCCTCTGAACTTTGGATCAGTTTTGCTGAGGTAGTTTATGGATGTCTAGCCATCATGATACCTACCCCTGCCCTGAACAGTCTGTCCAGTTGAGCATTGTTCCCTACTATAAAGACTATTGATAATTAACACTTACATTTCGTCATTTTACTGTGTACTGTGAAATTGCCATATGTTCAGGGTATTTTCAAGgtaccaaatcaaatcaaaatgtatttgtatagcgctttttacaagcaatgtcacagagggcttcatatgcccatagaactgcccctcaaccaacataaaccctcaaggaagacaaggaaaactcCCATAAAAACTCACTAGGGGAGAACAAAtgaaagaaaccttgggaggagcaattcagtgagggatcccctcctccagagacagttagtGAAAGGTACCTTACTACAATTCTCATATACTTGAATTATGTTTATACATAATTTCATTTTTGCCTTATAGGTTTATCACTGCTGACAGCCAGTGAGTAATCATGTAATTGTTCtgtgtatacagtacatgtatgtAAGACTATATAAACTAACTTTAGAAGAAATATTACACACTGACTGTTCTGAATGTAGAAGTCTTAAGAATTTTACCCGTTGGAATGTAAGTGTCTGAAGAATGTGTAGTGTTTGTGCAAAATTGTATttggtatgtatgtgtatagttTTCCAGCTGTGCAGTGGGATAGTTTTCCCAAGGTCCAACCATCAATagattacaaacacacaaataggcAAAGAGTTTCCTAGGTGACtgaatgggaaggcagggtgcgtgtgtgtgagtgtgtgtgtgtgtctcccctcaTAAGGACAGGAGAGCGACTGTCACACCCACAGTCACAGCCAGTCTTCAACATCCCACCCACTGTTCCCAGAGACAACCAACTGTAAAACCCAGAAGCTTCTTATCATATCTATTCTTTTACATTGTAGAATCTTTCTTGTAGTTATAGATAGACAAAGTCAAGGAGAACCAGGACAGGTTGACCATGGTGGCCCAGGGGACTAAAGAGTTTTATGTGGAGAGAGACGTTCTGGATGAGCCTTGTCTGGACACGAGAGCCCGGAAGAGGACACACtctaaaaaaaaaaccctgagaCAACGGTTAAAAGATTCCATGAGGTAAGAGAGGGACGCTGGATAAGAGGGGGGGACTAAGAGGAAGGGACTTTTCTTATTCGCGGGAAGCAGAGGTGTTCAGTCGCTCCCCCGAATTTGACTGATAAAACTACAGATAGGCTACGATAAGAATTGGTTTTGTTAAATGTATTGCAAGTTTTGTTATTGTAATAAATAGCCTAGTACTATCATAGACTGCTTAACATTATTGTGGCCTatgctttttgtttttgttttaatgtATCAATCTTTAACCTGCTTGTTCTGTTAGACCTATAGCCTGTTATTAGCCTATTACGTGTAGTGTTTTGCGCCATTTGAAGCTGAACCAAGATAGCCAAGACTTGCAGATGGAAAAAAATCTAATCAGGCAAGTCGGTATAACAATTAATGCAGCATATCATATGAGGACCGTTATGTCAGCATAACAACCATAATTCTTCCCGGAGAAGAATTTATTTCTAGCACTGTGTGGCTTATTTAGTTTGCTTCAACTAGTCGAGACCCACATCAAAAGACGATGTCTAGACTATGTATCAACAATGAAATGACATCGAGTAGCCTTTTAACATCTTAAATGATTTTAATGTCTGTAGACATTTCATTTTCAGTCTATCTCCAACTAGGGCACTTTTGGAAGTGAAAACTGTCGTATAAATGAACTGGGCAATATTGGTCGTTATCTAGGCAATTCTTTAAATAATAACATTTTAGGGAGGCATAGGCTACAGTCCCACTATGTGCATACAGGCATGCTATCAGCATAACCCACTGCTCCTTTGCATACTGCTTGACCTGTAGCCTATGGATGATTGGCTGGTTGAACATACTAGGTACCCTATGTAGGCCTAGTTCCATTTTCTACCAAAATTAAATGATTTGCAAGGCTGAGCTAACAGTTGGGATACATTTCAATTGATGTTGAAGTGTACTTATTAATtaatataaaaatgtatattattatgcAATTCAGATACATTGATAAGGATAGGATAATAAAGGAAGGAAGCTGAGAGGAAGTGACAttatgaatgagagagagaaatggccaGGTTCGTCTAGGTTGGTACATTACTTGATAACTTCATTTTGTCCTGTAGCCTAATCTGTTTTACACTCATCTGCTGCCAAAGTTTCTTACCATGAATATGAGTACAGTATGTTAAATTTCCTCATTTGTCATATCTGATCATATCTGTGTCATGGTTACACAGTCACCTTCCCTGTTCTGGGTTTGGAGCTTGTTATTGTAGGGTTtcaacacagcccacagggttGCCAGCAGATAAAGGTCATGCTGCAGCTGGTCTATCACTCAAACTACAGatggacactcacacacacacactctctctctctctctctctctctctctctctctctctctctctctctctctctctctctctctctctctctctctctctctctctctctctctctctcgttctctccggTTTAATGGGACCCTGGCTACCTCCGTGAATCAGGAGAGTACTGGCTTGCATCATAGCCTAGCACAGACATACTTGATTCGATCTTCTGATAACCTGACAATGATGTTAGGACAGGATTAGTGTACTTGAATTAAATTAAGTGTTCGGGGACTATAGAAACATATTGAttaactctcctctctcattttcttcCTCACCCTCTTGCGCCATCCACCACCCCTTACCACCTGGTGTCAGATGTTCAGTGCCCAGGTTGAAGCGCACTGTGCTGGGCTGTATACCTGTCCTGTCCTGGCTGCCCCAGTACCGCTTCAGGGAGAATATCATGGGAGACATCGTCGCGGGCATCAGTGTGGGCATCATGCACATGCCTCAGGGTccgtctgtacacacacacacacacacacacacacacacacacagtgacacacgcaaacacacactaagCTTTATGAAAAATTAAATTAGGGTGCTTAGGTACTCTACTAACCCAATGAGCAGACATCTACAATTGTATTTTAAGGTGGGGTGTACTAAGAGACAGTCAAATGAATTAGTTAAGGCTTCTTATGTCCAGTTATAAATCCCATATATTATTAACATGCCTTTCTCCTCAAGGTATGGCCTATGCACTTCTGGCATCAGTTCCTCCTGTGTTTGGCCTCTACACCTCCTTCTACCCGGTTCTGGTCTACTTTTTCTTTGGCACGTCCAGACACATATCCATAGGTAAGAGAAAGAgttggaagaagggagagaaagagtgagagtgaaCGGCACGGGACTGATGAAAAACCTAGtattagaatgtgtgtgtttgtccccaaGGTACATTTGCTGTTATCAGTGTTATGGTTGGCAGTGTGACAGAAAAGATGGCACCAGACAGCAACTTCATGATTTACAATGGGACCAATGGAACTGCGGTGTTAGATACAGTGATGCAGGATGCCTACAAGGTACAGGTGGCATCCTCTCTCAGTCTGCTGGTGGGAATCTTCCAGGTGTGTTTCCTTCAAAGCTCCTTTTATATCTATTTACTGCCCCAGACAAAATATTGAACGCTATATTTAAATGAGCtatttctctttgtcttcctcCCAATACCCCGCCCCTTTCTCCTGTCCAACcacacgcaccaacacacacacacccacccacccacacacacacacacacacacacacacacacacacacacacacacacatacacacacacacacacacacacagatccttcTGGGCTTGGTGAGGTTTGGCTTCTTAGCAACATATCTCTCTGAGCCTCTGGTTCGTGGCTACACAACCGCTGCAGCCATCCAAGTGGTTCTTTCACAGCTCAAATACATATTTGGAGTTGATCAAATTAAGTTTAATGGACCGCTCTCTCAAATTTATGTGAGTATGCATACACATTCATGCACATTTGatggacaaacacaaacacacaacttgAACGTGATTATTACCGGAACAATTAACCTAGTAAACTAGTTGTGTCAAAATATTTGGTTTTagatgttgtttgtgtgtggtgctgaccaAAATCTCTCTCCTGAAGTgttttcctccttcccttcttccccagaGCTTGGTGAATATCTGTTCGCTGCTTCCTCAGACCAACATCGGGACCCTTGTGGTCAGTCTGGTAGCTCTGCCCATCCTCATTCTTGTCAAAGAACTCAACTCCTGCTACAGGAAAAAGTTGCCAATGCCCATCCCCATAGAACTCATAGCGGTAAGTCCATAACGTTTCCCTTTGTCTATaacttctcttccctccctccctgcaatGATCTGTGATTGAGTGACCACTAAAGGGCCACGGTCTGTCTGTTGCTGCATATCCAGTGCAAAGGAACGTCATGGGGATTCTGTTAACCTCTGTGATGCTTGGTTGCTCATTAATCTACAGGTTTGGGGGGAAATGATGACCTGTAGGAAATGATTAGCCCTAATTTACGCTTGAATTCCTGTTATCTTGCTCTACACGTGTCAAGCATCTTGTGTTGGAAATGGAGATTCATGAAACAGACCCAAAAGGACACATACACTTATAAGTGCTAATACTTGTACACACAGCTGCAAGCCAACTCTCTCACGCATGTGAAGACCATCTTGCCTTTTGCCTCTCCAACAGGTTATTGCAGCAACAATCATATCATACTACACCAAACTGAACGAGCAATATCATATTAGTGTTGTAGGCGAAATACCCAGCGGGTaagtttgtgtgtctttgtattcATGTGTTCAGTGGATCCAAACTGATTGATACAGTATCAGGCTCTGGCCTTATCATGCTGTACTGTGTTGTACACAGTGGCCTGAGTCAGAATGATCTCTAAGGAACTAGACAGTAGGAGTGCACAAGCACTCTTCATTCTGGAGAAAGATAGAAACAGATCATACTAGGAAGAGGTGCACtctgtgtactctgtgtgtgttctagtgtGTGTCTCTATACTGTAGGTCTTTAGACCACTAAAGCCACCACTTGGTGTAAAACAACAGATGAAAAGGAACTGTAAGAGGCTTGTCAGTGCATGCATACTTGTTATGTATCATTTCCATTATGTCATTTAACAGCACGTTGCTGTGATATGTATATGTGTAAACGCAAGGAGTCAAGAAGTGACAATGATGAGGTCATAGTCGTGACCATCCTGATCTACCTTTCACCCACGTAATGTATATTCTCCGTATATTCATTCTGGAGAAAGATATATACAGACCGTACCAGCACACAGCGTACTGTTCTAGGGCATGAATttatagtgtgtgtctgtatgggtCATAAGGTTATTAAAGCCACCAAATATAAGGTCAGAGTACGCTCTCAAAACAAAATATGGAGATAAAATGTACAGAGATACACtgttgcttgtctgtgtgtgcggcaGTTTCTGTATCATTCAGTATCAGTACATTATATTTATGACAGCACAGTGCACTATGGTGCAATATGTTAGGTatagtatatttacatttacatttacatttattcatttagcagacgcttttatccaaagcgacttccaagagagagctttacaaagtgcataggtcactgatcataacaacgagatagccacaaaacattgcgagtagccaaaacatgaagcacacattgtgaacaaccaaagtaagtgccaaagggaagaaccatacgagcatgtagttaaacaagttacaattaaacaacatgaactgctataagtgcaaatgtacctgtggaaaaaaaagacaagcaacaataataaaaaacaatatatcacagcgaatacaaacaattttaaatcagttaccactaaccacaaaagcaacaagtctctgagcaagagtcattgtgatccttgaggaaactaacatcgggtcaagcgaaccattcctaagtaccgttgtactcccggaacaagtgcgtcttgagccttttcttgaaggtggagagacagtcagtgtctctgatggaggtggggagttgattccaccactggggggccagacaggagaagagcttgtgttgggaccgggcggtcttgagcggtgggaccaccaggcggttgtttGAAGAAGACcataggtgacgggtgggggtgtaaggctgcaggagagacttgatgtagacgggtgcagtcccgttcactgctcggaaggtcaataccagggtcttgaatctgatacgggccatgataggtagccagtggagagagatgaggagcggggtaacatgggagcgtctgggtagattgtagaccactggagtgcagtgccagtgatgcccatctcagaaagtctggcgagcaggatctggtggttaaccgtatcaaacgctgaagaaaggtccagcagaatgatgacggatgacctggaagccgctctggcagactggagggcagtggtgacagaaaggagggcagtctctgtggagtggccagtcttgaagcccgattggttggggtcaagcaggttgttctgagagagaaagttagacagttggttagatacagcacgttcaattgtttttgaaaggaagggtaacagtgataccggtctgtagttctggaggacggcgaggttaagggagggttttttgagtagaggggtaactctagtctgtttgaaggcagaggggaaggtgccagaggtaagagaggagtttaggacatggagaagaaaagttatgatggagggggagatggtttgaaagagaggggaggggataggatcaaggggacaggaggtggggcgatgagagagaatgaggtcagagatctctgcctcagacaggggagaaaaagagtttagacatttagttgggtcagtcatggagggtgagagggtaggaaaggtgggtttagggaaccgactgctaatgtcggcgacttttttctcaaagaaggaggagaagtcgtctgctgtcagggtggagggagggggtgggggaggtgggttaagaagggtggagaaggtagaaaaaagtttgtgggggtttgaagcagagttaattttgagaaatgggagggggatagggagcggaggttgcgccggaaagttacaaggggaggggaggtagaaggagttggagggagagagatagagaattggataaagtagtgatcagaaatatgcagtggggttacagaggttaagtcagtgatacagttacgtgtcaggatgaggtctagctgtttgcctgccttgtgggtcgccggtgtgctcagcagcgtcaggtcgaaggaggtcaggagagacaagaagtcgacggcctgagttccttggaggtggatgttgaagtccccaaggactatcaggggggttccatcatccgggaggacactgaggagcatgtccagctcctccacaaagtcggctagcgggcctggtGGGCGACAAAGAACTAATATTAGTGCAAGCGGTCAAAAAAGTTTAAATTAtgaggttacatttacatttagtcatttagcagacgctcttatccagagcgacttacagtaagtacagggacattccccccaaggcaagtagggtgaagtgccttgcccaaggacacaaggagGTTGTAATCATCACCATTTattctgcccccctccaccctgcccatctctcctgtctcccaaccccccttctcccatccatgttctcctttccctcttcccCCACCAGGATGAATGCCCCTGAGGTCCCTGATTTGAGTCTCTTCCCAGACTTAATAGGCGATGCATTTGCCATAGCTGTCGTTGGCTATGCCATTGTCATTTCCTTGGGCAAAACCTTTGGCCTCAAACATGGCTACAAAGTAGACAGTAACCAGGTGAGCcttcaacacacagacacacacacaggtgcatgcATAGGGTTGCAGAGGGATGGAAACTTTTTCAAACTTTAATTTGAAAAATGTTCCTTACACTATAAATGTTTTCTATTGTATTCATTGTACAATCATTCAGTAAACAATGCAGATTATCACAGACATTATATTTGTAGTCAAATACACATAAAAAGACCATTTGAATGCTAGTGAAAATAGCCCCATCTAATGGGAATTCAGTGAAATGGAAATTCCTGCACTCTGCATGCACCCTCCACATAAACTAGGTGTTTGGTGTAGATTATATACATCTGGATCAAACTTGCAATACGCATAACTTTACGTCATTGGTAATAGCAAAAGTATGTCTTTGTGAAACTTTAATAGGCTATCTAAAACAAAAACTGAAAACAAATTCTAAATTTGGAACCACAGATatcattttagtttagcttaaGTTTTTCACACAGAACCTTTTCCTTGAACACttgcacatacatacatacacagacacacacagaatacacatactgtacatttgcaAAAAAGTTGTAAAGTATCATGACTAAGCATTGCATGACTCATGGCCATGTACACGGCTCATAGTAACCTGGGTACAGGTCCAGCACAGCCAGACTCATCCAGCCTTTATGTCAGACCATGTTTAGCATGTACCATCACACTTAGTCACACTGTCACTGTGGGGTGACATCCTACCACTCCTGGAAATACTGTGCTGACACATACAGACTGAGTCTCACACAAACTTTACAACCCCATGCAACATACGCTTCTGCCTCTCTCGCTCATTTATCTCTTTACCCTCATTACCTACTGgaactttctccctctgtctctctgttagaACCATGTAGTGGGTTATGGTTTGCAGTTTAGGGTTTCATCAACTTTTTCAAAAATTATTACAAACCAAGTGGTTTTACTAACCAAAATGGTCCATCTCTTCTGCCATACTTGTTGTCCTGTCATGCTGTTGCACACAAATATATACTGTAGTATGTCTCTCCCCTACCCCCCATTCCCCATAGGAATTGGTGGCTTTGGGTGTCAGTAACTCAGTCGGTGGGTTCTTCCAATGCTACGCTGTGACCTCCTCCATGTCCCGCAGTATGGTCCAGGAGAGCACAGGGGGAAAGACacaggtaagacacacacagacacgtacactcTTACAAACATCCAttaacacatagacacacacacacacacaggttatggTTCACGTGTTGCTTGTGTTTCGTCAGGTGGCTGGCGTGTTCTCTTCAGTCCTTATACTGGTGATTATTTTGAAACTGGGCTCACTGTTTGAGGAACTGCCCAAGGTAACTCCACCCCCTGCccgtgcacacatgcacatgtttTCCCTGCTGTTAGTGTTgattgacaaacacacactaacacactattgactgtctgtgtgtcctccaTCCAATAGGCTGTCCTGTCCATCATTGTGTTTGTAAACCTAAAGGGCATGTTCATGCAGTTCGGAGACATTCCAGTTCtgtggaaacagaacaaggttGATCTGGTAAGACGCAGTCATTACAGGCTACTTACACCTGTAGAAGGTCTACATTGAAGGACTAGATAGAAATATTAAACACCAGGACATCGTTAAGCCACTGATTAATAAACACCTAATAGACTCTCTGTGTGCTTCTCCCGTAGATGGTGTGGGTGGTAACTCTGGTGTGCACCATTCTATTAAACCTGGATTTGGGCCTGCTCGCCTCCATCGTCTTTGCCCTGCTCACTGTCATCTTCAGGAGCCAACTGTGAGTCTAGACCAGCCACCCTCCATGTGTCACCACAGTGCTGTTGTGTCTGCTCAAGTCCTCAgtgtttgctccttctttctGTTCTCCCAGGCCGAGGTACTCTGTCCTGGGCCACGTCCCCGGGACAGAGCTGTACCTGGACATGGACACCtatgaggaagtgagagagagacacacacagaaaacatttGTTTGCCGACCTATACATTTCTGTCAACGTTTATGCGTACACGTCTGCGGATGACAAAACATGCTTCATACTGTTTGGTTCACACAGCATTTTTGATGACTCATAGCTGTGCCCTTGTTTATCCCTGTAGGCTAGAAAGATACCAGGCATCACCATTTTCCAGTGCTCCACCACAGTCTACTATGCGAATGCTGAACTCTACAATGAGgccctggaggagaaggtgtgtgtgcgcaaagGGATTTGtgacttctctttctcttgaaTAACTGTTCTTTCTCTGGTCTAGTACATGTACAAATTGcaattgtattgtattgtattgtattgtattgtatttcatATTCATATAGTGCGGAATTGACACTGAAAAGCTGTTGACCATGAAGAAGCAGCAAGAAACAAAGATGAAGCGCAAGAAtgagaaggagaaaagaaaaatcaAAAAGATGGCCAAAAAACTGGTGGGAGACACACCCAAatatacacacaatcacaaaaaGGTAAATTGCACagaataactcactccttatcTCTCTGGTCTGTAGAATGGCTCGAATGGCATAAATGGCTACCAATCCAGTAAAACAGACCAG encodes:
- the LOC134018482 gene encoding solute carrier family 26 member 6-like, with translation MVAQGTKEFYVERDVLDEPCLDTRARKRTHSKKKTLRQRLKDSMRCSVPRLKRTVLGCIPVLSWLPQYRFRENIMGDIVAGISVGIMHMPQGMAYALLASVPPVFGLYTSFYPVLVYFFFGTSRHISIGTFAVISVMVGSVTEKMAPDSNFMIYNGTNGTAVLDTVMQDAYKVQVASSLSLLVGIFQILLGLVRFGFLATYLSEPLVRGYTTAAAIQVVLSQLKYIFGVDQIKFNGPLSQIYSLVNICSLLPQTNIGTLVVSLVALPILILVKELNSCYRKKLPMPIPIELIAVIAATIISYYTKLNEQYHISVVGEIPSGMNAPEVPDLSLFPDLIGDAFAIAVVGYAIVISLGKTFGLKHGYKVDSNQELVALGVSNSVGGFFQCYAVTSSMSRSMVQESTGGKTQVAGVFSSVLILVIILKLGSLFEELPKAVLSIIVFVNLKGMFMQFGDIPVLWKQNKVDLMVWVVTLVCTILLNLDLGLLASIVFALLTVIFRSQLPRYSVLGHVPGTELYLDMDTYEEARKIPGITIFQCSTTVYYANAELYNEALEEKCGIDTEKLLTMKKQQETKMKRKNEKEKRKIKKMAKKLNGSNGINGYQSSKTDQPDDIQAEKNHWKGMNECKASPGISHLGQGNVMTLSPIEINGQVNWAYNRDGIGSDSDSGTDDHGDAETNETSSTGREEDDGGEWRSRDTHTIILDFSTSSFADTVTVKTLKNIFRDLGEIGVDIYVSGCQVCVVEQLETGGLFSESLPKSLLFPTIHDAVLHSLRLRGGTALYNYENHECPLDMNCVTKM